The following proteins are co-located in the Haloarcula marismortui ATCC 43049 genome:
- a CDS encoding ribbon-helix-helix domain-containing protein: protein MERVTLRIPKQQIEEVEQMVETGEYPNRSEAIRSAVREMLAEEGSEKASEKKRSWAKV, encoded by the coding sequence ATGGAGCGTGTGACACTACGGATTCCGAAGCAGCAGATTGAAGAGGTCGAACAAATGGTCGAGACGGGCGAGTACCCCAATCGGAGCGAAGCGATTCGCTCGGCGGTTCGGGAGATGCTCGCCGAGGAAGGCTCCGAGAAAGCCTCCGAAAAGAAGCGGTCCTGGGCCAAGGTGTAA
- a CDS encoding tRNA 2-thiolation protein NcsA: MECDKCGENAVLHAAYSGLHLCESHLCRAVTKRVRRRIREDGLVSDDATVEDPETWVIGLSGGKDSVVLTQILHDTFAEDPRIELVALSIHEGIEGYRDASLEACEELTDDLGIEHVTVSYAEEFGVQMDDVVEDDPEGMAACAYCGVFRRDLLSKYAEELDADKLLTGHNLDDEAETALMNFLEGDISQIAKHFEASLGPFDSSADAPTEQTREAQDHHIPRAKPLRDIPEKEVALYARFEDLPAHITECPHAEEAYRGEIQELMLGLEENHPGTRHSIMAGYEKLAALAADTYGGENSDTDYGECDNCGAPTARDLCRKCNLLDALEAV; the protein is encoded by the coding sequence ATGGAGTGCGACAAATGCGGCGAGAATGCGGTGTTACACGCGGCCTATTCCGGGCTTCACCTCTGTGAGTCTCATCTCTGCCGAGCGGTCACGAAACGGGTCCGCCGTCGCATCCGCGAGGACGGCCTCGTGTCCGACGACGCCACGGTTGAGGACCCTGAGACGTGGGTCATCGGCCTCTCGGGCGGCAAAGACAGCGTCGTTCTCACGCAGATTCTGCACGACACGTTCGCCGAAGACCCCCGCATCGAACTGGTTGCGCTTTCTATCCACGAGGGCATTGAGGGCTATCGCGACGCGAGCTTAGAGGCCTGTGAAGAACTGACCGATGATCTGGGCATCGAACACGTCACCGTCTCCTACGCCGAGGAGTTCGGCGTCCAGATGGACGATGTCGTCGAGGACGACCCCGAAGGGATGGCCGCCTGTGCCTACTGTGGTGTGTTCCGCCGTGACCTCCTCTCGAAGTACGCCGAGGAACTCGACGCCGATAAACTCCTGACCGGCCACAACCTCGACGACGAGGCCGAGACGGCACTGATGAACTTCCTCGAAGGCGATATCTCACAGATCGCCAAGCATTTCGAAGCGTCGCTGGGACCGTTCGACTCGTCCGCCGACGCACCGACGGAGCAGACGCGTGAGGCGCAAGACCACCATATCCCACGGGCCAAGCCGCTCCGTGACATCCCGGAGAAGGAAGTCGCGCTGTACGCCCGGTTCGAAGATCTCCCGGCGCACATCACCGAATGTCCCCACGCCGAGGAGGCTTACCGCGGCGAGATACAGGAGCTCATGCTTGGCCTCGAAGAGAACCACCCCGGAACCCGCCACTCGATTATGGCCGGCTACGAAAAACTCGCCGCGTTAGCCGCCGACACCTACGGCGGCGAGAACAGCGACACCGACTACGGCGAGTGCGACAACTGCGGCGCACCGACGGCGCGGGACCTCTGCCGGAAGTGCAATCTGCTGGACGCGCTGGAAGCGGTCTGA
- the ftsZ gene encoding cell division protein FtsZ, which produces MQDIVNEALERDEQEQKQLSDSDVDGFGDPRIVIVGCGGAGNNTVNRLYNIGVEGADTVAINTDKQHLKMIEADTKILVGKSLTNGLGAGGDPSMGERATEMAQGTIKEVLGDADLVFVTAGMGGGTGTGAAPVVSKIAKEQGAIVVGMVSTPFNVERARTVKAEEGLEKLRNEADSIIVLDNNRLLDYVPNLPIGKAFSVMDQIIAETVKGISETITQPSLINLDYADMTSIMNQGGVAVMLVGETQDKNKTEEVVKDAMNHPLLDVDYRGASGGLVHITGGPDLTLKEAEGIAQNITERLEADANVIWGARIQEEYKGKVRVMAIMTGVQSAQVLGPTTQKQANKSREAIQEVGDDTSFDASDNVESFDSPAPNSGSQSSGGRTTGYSETDGGQDQREKNNGLDVIRTNK; this is translated from the coding sequence ATGCAGGATATCGTTAATGAGGCCCTCGAACGCGACGAGCAGGAGCAGAAACAGCTGTCCGACAGTGATGTCGACGGCTTCGGCGACCCGCGCATCGTCATCGTCGGCTGTGGTGGCGCCGGCAACAACACGGTCAACCGCCTGTACAACATCGGCGTCGAGGGCGCTGACACCGTGGCCATCAACACGGACAAACAGCACCTCAAGATGATCGAAGCCGACACGAAGATTCTGGTCGGCAAGTCTCTCACCAACGGCCTCGGTGCCGGTGGCGACCCGTCGATGGGCGAGCGCGCGACGGAGATGGCACAGGGGACTATCAAGGAAGTGCTGGGCGACGCTGACCTCGTGTTCGTTACCGCCGGCATGGGTGGCGGAACCGGGACCGGGGCCGCCCCCGTCGTCTCGAAGATCGCCAAGGAACAGGGCGCAATCGTCGTCGGCATGGTGTCGACGCCGTTCAACGTCGAGCGAGCACGGACGGTCAAGGCCGAGGAAGGCCTGGAGAAGCTCCGCAACGAAGCGGACTCCATCATCGTGCTGGACAACAACCGTCTGCTCGATTACGTCCCGAACCTGCCGATCGGCAAGGCGTTCTCCGTGATGGACCAGATCATCGCCGAGACTGTCAAGGGTATCTCGGAGACCATCACACAGCCGAGCCTCATCAACCTCGACTACGCCGACATGACATCCATCATGAATCAGGGCGGCGTCGCGGTGATGCTTGTCGGCGAGACTCAGGACAAGAATAAGACCGAAGAGGTCGTCAAGGACGCGATGAACCATCCGCTGCTTGACGTGGATTACCGCGGCGCGAGCGGTGGCCTAGTCCACATCACCGGCGGCCCGGACCTCACGCTGAAGGAGGCCGAGGGCATCGCACAGAACATCACCGAGCGGCTCGAGGCCGACGCCAACGTCATCTGGGGCGCACGGATTCAGGAAGAGTACAAGGGTAAGGTGCGGGTCATGGCCATCATGACCGGCGTCCAGTCCGCCCAGGTACTCGGCCCGACGACCCAGAAGCAGGCCAACAAGTCCCGCGAGGCGATTCAGGAAGTCGGCGACGACACGTCCTTCGACGCGTCAGACAACGTCGAAAGCTTCGACAGCCCCGCCCCGAACAGCGGGAGTCAGAGCAGCGGCGGTCGCACCACCGGCTACAGCGAGACCGACGGCGGGCAGGACCAGCGGGAGAAGAACAACGGACTCGACGTCATCCGGACGAACAAGTAG
- a CDS encoding pyridoxal-phosphate-dependent aminotransferase family protein, with protein sequence MDAAPTVGELTPPDRTLMGPGPSDVHPRVLKAMSTPLVGHLDPSFIEIMDEVQNLLRYTFRTDNKWTIPVSGTGSAAMEAAIGNVVEPGDTMLVPTNGYFGDRMASMAERAGGEVVTVDAPWGQPLDPAAVEAAFDEHSPDVFGFVHAETSTGVLQPSVPELTDIAHANDALVIADSVTSLGGVELRVDEWGIDVAYSGPQKCLSCPPGASPLTLNDDAMDKVLSRESEARSWYLDISLLEGYWGEERAYHHTAPITNVYALREALRLVAEEGIEERWDRHLRVAGALKAGVEGMGLEMNAPDDFWLPSLNTVRVPDGVDDGAVIQYLLDEYDLEIASGLGALEGDIWRIGCMGHSARRQNVSYLLAALGNALGEQGAAIDVDAGLAAMSERF encoded by the coding sequence ATGGATGCGGCACCCACTGTCGGGGAGTTGACACCGCCGGATCGAACGCTAATGGGTCCCGGCCCGAGCGACGTCCACCCGCGCGTGCTCAAGGCGATGAGTACGCCGCTGGTCGGCCATCTTGACCCCTCGTTCATCGAGATCATGGACGAGGTCCAGAACCTCCTCCGGTATACGTTCCGGACGGACAACAAGTGGACGATTCCGGTCTCCGGGACCGGTTCCGCGGCGATGGAGGCGGCCATCGGCAACGTCGTCGAGCCGGGCGATACGATGCTCGTCCCGACGAACGGCTACTTCGGCGACCGGATGGCAAGCATGGCCGAGCGCGCGGGCGGCGAGGTCGTCACCGTCGACGCACCCTGGGGCCAGCCGCTCGACCCGGCAGCGGTCGAAGCGGCATTCGACGAACACAGCCCGGACGTGTTCGGGTTCGTCCACGCCGAGACCAGCACTGGCGTTCTCCAGCCGTCGGTGCCTGAACTCACTGACATCGCCCACGCAAACGACGCGCTGGTCATCGCTGACAGCGTGACCTCGCTGGGCGGCGTCGAACTCCGCGTCGACGAGTGGGGCATCGATGTGGCGTACTCCGGCCCGCAGAAATGCCTCTCCTGTCCACCGGGCGCGAGCCCGCTCACGCTCAACGACGACGCGATGGACAAGGTCCTCTCCCGCGAGTCCGAGGCCCGCTCGTGGTATCTGGACATCTCCCTGCTGGAAGGGTACTGGGGCGAGGAGCGCGCCTACCACCACACGGCCCCGATCACGAACGTGTATGCACTCCGTGAGGCGCTCCGACTCGTCGCCGAGGAAGGCATCGAAGAACGCTGGGACCGCCACCTGCGCGTCGCTGGCGCGCTGAAGGCCGGCGTCGAGGGCATGGGGCTGGAGATGAACGCCCCCGACGACTTCTGGCTCCCGAGTCTGAACACCGTCCGCGTGCCCGACGGCGTTGACGACGGCGCGGTCATCCAGTACCTGCTAGACGAGTACGACCTCGAAATCGCCAGCGGACTGGGTGCACTGGAAGGCGACATCTGGCGTATCGGCTGCATGGGCCATTCGGCCCGACGGCAGAACGTCAGCTATCTGCTTGCAGCGCTGGGTAACGCGCTCGGTGAGCAGGGCGCGGCCATAGACGTGGACGCTGGACTGGCGGCGATGAGCGAGCGCTTCTAA
- a CDS encoding DUF2332 domain-containing protein — translation MSALQAQFRDLAEWATDSSPLYAHLCREAAEDSDILDIAATVPEGRQAPHLLLAAVHYLLDRHPDHRLAEYYPSISPESQAPDDGCFPAFREFCLDHADAIRPLLRTRRTQTNAVRRSAVLYPAIAQVASAADGPLALVELGPSAGLNLLFDRYRYDYDGRVVGNSDSPVTIGSRVRRGDSPLPETPPAIRSRVGLDRNPLDVTDEADRDWLRALVWPEHEERRAVLDGALTVARDDPPELIEGDMLDDLPPVLDEIPSDVPVCVVNTLVLYQVPAELSEALTALLEAQMAERQLHWLTGRRDLSGGESVELDWKRWSGDGVKTTHLVDYEPHGAWLSWRP, via the coding sequence ATGTCAGCGCTTCAGGCACAGTTTCGGGACCTGGCTGAGTGGGCCACCGATTCCTCCCCGCTGTACGCTCACCTCTGCCGCGAGGCGGCGGAAGACAGCGATATCCTCGACATCGCAGCGACCGTTCCCGAGGGTCGCCAGGCCCCGCACCTCCTGCTGGCCGCAGTGCATTACCTGCTCGACCGGCATCCTGACCATCGGCTGGCCGAGTACTACCCGAGCATCTCTCCGGAATCTCAGGCCCCTGATGACGGGTGCTTTCCAGCCTTCCGCGAGTTCTGCCTCGACCATGCCGACGCCATCCGGCCGCTCCTGCGGACCCGGCGCACGCAGACGAACGCGGTACGGCGCAGTGCGGTCCTCTACCCGGCCATCGCACAGGTGGCAAGCGCCGCCGACGGGCCGCTCGCGCTGGTGGAACTCGGTCCGAGCGCCGGCCTGAACCTGCTGTTTGACCGCTACCGCTACGACTACGACGGTCGTGTGGTCGGCAACAGCGACTCGCCAGTCACCATCGGGAGTCGCGTCCGACGTGGCGACTCGCCGCTCCCGGAAACGCCGCCCGCTATCCGCTCCCGGGTCGGTCTCGACCGCAATCCGCTCGACGTGACCGACGAGGCCGACAGGGACTGGCTCCGCGCACTTGTCTGGCCCGAACACGAGGAACGGCGCGCCGTCTTAGACGGTGCGCTGACGGTTGCACGCGACGACCCACCCGAGCTTATCGAGGGCGACATGCTCGATGACCTGCCGCCGGTCCTCGACGAGATTCCGTCCGACGTCCCGGTCTGTGTCGTCAACACGCTCGTGCTGTATCAGGTCCCGGCGGAACTGAGCGAGGCGCTGACGGCGTTGCTCGAAGCGCAAATGGCCGAGCGCCAGCTTCACTGGCTCACCGGTCGGCGGGACCTGTCAGGCGGCGAGTCGGTGGAACTGGACTGGAAGCGCTGGAGTGGTGACGGCGTCAAGACGACCCACCTCGTCGACTACGAGCCACACGGGGCGTGGCTGTCGTGGCGGCCGTGA
- a CDS encoding alpha/beta fold hydrolase produces MQIRVYDEGAVQDCLFVLGWGNRCRHRTVQWLIDQLTTAYRVHAVELPTHITDYRREWVGPVQEYAADLGRFDLLGHSAGGLTAAHLDADGIGNRVYLSPWWDSDFPVPGPVLDAIASLPITKPFIPIDTLDADAIGDLATAQQLAEAPSSVSPAFLRTVFRAQRSLPPARDTAAAFCSLTDTVVDPRAVGERLPADRIRLYDGGHELFSSSGREDTAETVIDTLQHGPDAL; encoded by the coding sequence ATGCAGATTCGCGTGTACGACGAGGGGGCTGTACAGGATTGCCTGTTCGTCCTCGGCTGGGGGAACCGGTGTCGACACCGGACTGTCCAGTGGCTCATCGACCAGCTTACCACGGCGTACCGCGTTCACGCCGTCGAACTGCCGACACACATCACCGACTACCGGCGGGAGTGGGTCGGTCCGGTTCAGGAGTACGCCGCCGACCTCGGCAGGTTCGACCTGCTCGGACACAGCGCGGGCGGACTGACAGCAGCCCATCTCGACGCCGACGGTATTGGGAATCGAGTGTACCTGAGCCCCTGGTGGGACAGTGACTTTCCGGTTCCGGGGCCGGTACTCGACGCTATCGCATCGCTCCCGATTACGAAACCGTTCATCCCTATCGATACCTTGGACGCCGATGCTATCGGCGACCTGGCGACGGCCCAGCAACTCGCGGAGGCTCCGTCGTCGGTTTCGCCCGCCTTCCTTCGGACGGTGTTTCGTGCCCAGCGGTCGCTGCCGCCGGCCCGGGACACTGCCGCGGCGTTTTGCTCACTTACGGACACAGTTGTCGACCCGCGTGCCGTCGGGGAGCGCCTGCCGGCCGACCGTATCCGGCTGTATGACGGCGGCCACGAACTGTTCTCCTCGAGCGGCCGCGAGGACACCGCCGAGACAGTCATCGACACGTTACAGCACGGCCCCGACGCGCTGTGA
- a CDS encoding CopD family protein — MAALLIRTLHVLAMAALVGGTTVLWYSYRSGAIASLAPAQQFEWLFWGGVGVLVFTGIGNLGALGPPGPGTDWGRTLLAKLAIVVVLIGGSVVRTLLLVRASDREGTFDDLPPAIQQTLSRAYGATAAVLLSIVVLAEVLAHG; from the coding sequence ATGGCAGCCCTCCTGATTCGAACCCTCCACGTGCTCGCGATGGCGGCCCTCGTCGGCGGCACGACCGTTCTCTGGTACAGCTATCGGAGCGGCGCTATTGCCTCGCTCGCGCCCGCGCAACAGTTTGAGTGGCTGTTCTGGGGCGGTGTCGGCGTACTCGTGTTCACCGGCATCGGGAACCTCGGCGCGCTCGGGCCGCCGGGTCCCGGAACCGACTGGGGACGAACACTGCTGGCGAAACTCGCCATCGTCGTTGTCCTCATCGGCGGGTCGGTCGTCCGTACGCTTTTGCTCGTCCGAGCCAGTGACCGCGAGGGCACGTTCGACGACCTACCCCCGGCCATTCAGCAAACGCTCTCGCGGGCCTACGGCGCGACGGCGGCCGTCCTCTTGAGCATCGTCGTCCTCGCGGAGGTCCTCGCGCATGGGTGA
- a CDS encoding universal stress protein yields MYSVLIPVDRDEARASNQASYVSQLPDATDTVEATVLYVVPPDEFADAAEVAFDDIDAAVQAANQLEAAGVSVTRMVDDGGVAQQIVRTATELDSDEIVVGGRKRSGVSKVLLGSTAQDVLLSAERPVTITGESVVLGDGIRRVLVPVDTSEERARNQAKYLTSLPNIPDSVEATVLFVFPHQDYKGAPSHDFEEVDAAVTAAEHLEAKGISVERVAVGGEVGRKILDAATDRDADSIVIGGRKRSGIANVLLGGTTQDIMLAAERPVTLTG; encoded by the coding sequence ATGTACAGTGTACTCATACCCGTCGACAGAGACGAAGCGCGCGCGTCGAATCAAGCGAGCTATGTTTCACAGCTCCCGGATGCCACTGACACCGTCGAGGCGACAGTGCTCTACGTGGTGCCCCCCGACGAATTCGCCGACGCTGCTGAGGTGGCGTTCGACGACATAGACGCTGCTGTCCAGGCGGCCAACCAACTGGAAGCGGCTGGCGTCTCGGTAACTCGAATGGTTGATGACGGCGGCGTTGCCCAACAGATCGTCCGTACCGCGACCGAACTGGACAGCGATGAGATCGTCGTCGGCGGACGCAAGCGATCGGGCGTCTCGAAAGTCTTGCTCGGTAGTACTGCACAGGACGTCCTGCTCTCAGCTGAGCGGCCGGTCACAATCACGGGCGAGAGCGTTGTCCTCGGCGACGGAATACGGCGAGTCCTCGTCCCAGTCGATACGAGCGAAGAGCGAGCACGGAACCAGGCTAAGTACCTGACTTCCCTTCCCAACATTCCCGATTCAGTCGAAGCAACGGTCCTCTTCGTATTCCCACATCAGGATTACAAGGGCGCTCCATCCCACGACTTTGAGGAGGTCGACGCCGCTGTCACTGCTGCGGAGCATCTGGAAGCGAAGGGCATCTCCGTCGAACGAGTCGCCGTCGGCGGCGAGGTCGGACGGAAGATACTCGACGCCGCAACGGACCGGGACGCCGACAGCATCGTCATAGGCGGACGCAAACGGTCGGGGATCGCGAACGTCCTCCTCGGGGGCACCACGCAGGACATCATGCTCGCTGCCGAACGCCCGGTTACGCTCACCGGCTGA
- a CDS encoding double zinc ribbon domain-containing protein, whose product MSKITFRADDDLIDQLEAFDASKSEVMREALREYLGDASPSASDPPSSASESVTDAETIDELIEERVDSIIADRLQTRHHHPQPQDVNVNISLDGVSAGAANAETEQRRTADRGASAEDGRSHSESQASDTSGRKTEPETRERSDTEERKTCAQCGENLGSDHVYCPNCGEKASRRVFCDCGDELRSDWGFCPGCGRRTPAADVLDQT is encoded by the coding sequence ATGAGTAAAATAACGTTCCGTGCTGACGATGACCTCATCGACCAACTCGAGGCGTTCGATGCCTCGAAGAGCGAGGTCATGCGCGAGGCGCTCCGGGAGTACCTCGGAGACGCGTCTCCGTCAGCGTCGGACCCACCGTCGTCGGCGTCGGAGTCCGTGACCGACGCCGAGACGATCGACGAACTCATCGAAGAACGTGTTGACAGTATCATCGCCGACCGACTGCAAACGCGACACCACCACCCGCAGCCACAGGATGTCAACGTAAACATCTCGTTAGACGGCGTCAGCGCAGGGGCAGCGAACGCCGAAACCGAACAACGGCGCACCGCTGACCGGGGTGCAAGCGCCGAGGACGGGCGGTCTCACAGTGAAAGTCAGGCGTCCGACACGAGCGGGCGTAAGACAGAGCCGGAAACACGGGAGAGGTCCGACACAGAGGAACGTAAGACATGCGCGCAATGCGGTGAAAATCTGGGCTCTGACCACGTTTACTGCCCGAACTGCGGTGAGAAGGCATCCCGTCGGGTGTTCTGTGATTGCGGCGATGAGCTCCGGTCGGACTGGGGTTTCTGTCCGGGGTGCGGAAGACGCACGCCTGCGGCGGATGTGCTTGACCAGACCTAA
- a CDS encoding DUF7095 family protein, with product MSLDRPEAVERVEEIVATVEDETMPVPVREVWVYGDVALGLDPVERLDVYVTKDILFKDAPERAEEFQRSHGVDGVGKTVRAAWADEHPEYIRANANGHAAPEKCLAAHLLNDDEPVHLEVCNASFEDNVTQRLKGAKMRNDYEQILDPRGACLWLDGERSPDAFQKLRDNEFVFPTLTQSLSMLGMDETEAGDAADAVKEYRAQQEGATVRGDVV from the coding sequence ATGAGTCTGGACCGTCCGGAGGCCGTCGAGCGGGTCGAAGAAATCGTCGCCACAGTCGAGGACGAGACGATGCCGGTCCCGGTCCGGGAGGTGTGGGTGTACGGCGACGTAGCGCTCGGGCTGGACCCGGTCGAGCGGTTGGACGTGTACGTCACCAAAGACATTCTGTTCAAAGACGCGCCCGAGCGCGCCGAGGAGTTCCAGCGCAGTCACGGCGTCGACGGCGTCGGCAAGACCGTCCGGGCCGCGTGGGCCGACGAGCACCCCGAGTACATTCGCGCGAACGCCAACGGCCACGCCGCCCCCGAGAAGTGCCTCGCCGCCCACCTCCTGAACGACGACGAACCGGTCCATCTGGAAGTGTGTAACGCCTCGTTCGAGGACAACGTCACCCAGCGGCTCAAAGGGGCCAAGATGCGAAACGACTACGAGCAGATTCTGGACCCGCGTGGAGCCTGCCTGTGGCTCGACGGCGAACGGTCTCCCGACGCGTTCCAGAAGCTCCGGGACAACGAGTTCGTCTTCCCCACACTAACGCAGTCGCTGTCGATGCTCGGGATGGACGAGACGGAAGCCGGCGACGCTGCCGACGCGGTCAAAGAGTACCGGGCACAGCAGGAGGGAGCGACGGTTCGGGGCGACGTGGTGTAG